A single region of the Denticeps clupeoides chromosome 18, fDenClu1.1, whole genome shotgun sequence genome encodes:
- the spata4 gene encoding spermatogenesis-associated protein 4: protein MEKKKSYSPPPKQTGLAREVLKWLQSLDLSFFPKNVRRDFSNGYLVAEIFSWYYPECFSMHSYGNGTSLATKQSNWVQIKTFLLRHNVHLLKEAIDGTMHCKPGAAELLVEEIYTTLTHRRIKSTFTQDVDFTDRDYQQRLPMVARSTASVAIKNNLRLTEVLAEPNIEANQQKVLGIIQRHLQHRREERVQDPKRFNVKPTIGELAIRHLPSSFLTEQNPHTDPLMPTKSAEENDACQPDRRTVVLY from the exons atggaaaaaaaaaagtcttattcTCCACCTCCCAAACAGACAGGACTGGCTCGAGAGGTTTTGAAATGGCTACAAAGCcttgatttgtctttttttccaaagAACGTCCGCCG agATTTCTCCAATGGTTACCTTGTGGCGGAGATATTTTCCTGGTACTATCCAGAATGTTTCAGCATGCACTCTTATGGCAATGGGACCTCACTGGCAACCAAGCAGAGCAACTGGGTTCAAATAAAGACG TTCCTTTTGAGGCACAACGTTCATTTGCTGAAGGAAGCGATCGATGGAACCATGCACTGCAAGCCAGGAGCTGCCGAGTTACTAGTGGAGGAGATATACACCACCTTAACTCACAGGAG GATCAAAAGCACTTTTACGCAGGATGTGGACTTTACCGACCGCGATTACCAGCAACGGCTGCCCATGGTGGCACGCTCCACGGCCTCAGTTGCCATCAAGAACAACCTGCGTCTGACCGAGGTGTTGGCGGAGCCCAACATAGAGGCCAACCAGCAGAAAGTGCTGGGCATCATCCAGCGCCACCTGCAGCACCGGCGTGAGGAGCGCGTCCAGGATCCCA AGCGTTTTAACGTGAAGCCCACCATTGGAGAACTGGCCATCAGACATCTGCCCTCCTCCTTCCTGACAGAGCAGAATCCACACACAGATCCACTCATGCCTACTA AATCAGCAGAAGAGAATGATGCTTGTCAGCCAGACCGCAGGACAGTGGTATTATATTAA